One Micromonospora sp. FIMYZ51 genomic window carries:
- a CDS encoding VTT domain-containing protein, translating into MAEHLAQIGELPVALLMTVLGVVMLFDAVPLFGVLVPGDVAVLAAVAVGSPGTGLAAFVSVVTGCLAGWSLSFLVGRRWGDRLRHSRFGGWVGEARWVAAEGILRRDGGRLVFVAPFLPVFNALLPLAAGGLHMSYRRFLGFAALGAGAWAGLYLAVGTASRLLAGLFPAGASPLLVTMVGGLLLATLVLLATRRRLRTVTG; encoded by the coding sequence ATGGCAGAACATCTGGCCCAGATCGGAGAGCTACCTGTGGCACTGCTGATGACGGTGCTCGGGGTGGTCATGCTCTTCGACGCGGTGCCGTTGTTCGGTGTGCTCGTCCCGGGCGACGTGGCGGTGCTCGCGGCGGTGGCGGTCGGCAGCCCCGGCACCGGGCTGGCGGCCTTCGTCTCGGTGGTCACCGGTTGCCTCGCCGGCTGGTCCCTGAGCTTCCTCGTCGGCCGCAGGTGGGGCGACCGGCTACGGCACAGCCGGTTCGGCGGCTGGGTCGGCGAGGCTCGGTGGGTGGCCGCGGAGGGCATCCTGCGCCGCGACGGCGGGCGGCTGGTGTTCGTCGCACCCTTCCTGCCGGTGTTCAACGCGCTGCTGCCCCTGGCGGCGGGCGGGCTGCACATGTCGTACCGGCGTTTCCTCGGCTTCGCCGCGCTCGGTGCGGGCGCGTGGGCCGGTCTCTACCTGGCGGTGGGCACCGCGTCGCGGTTGCTGGCCGGGCTGTTCCCGGCCGGCGCGAGCCCGCTGCTGGTCACCATGGTCGGTGGCCTGCTGCTGGCCACCCTGGTGCTGCTCGCCACCCGGCGTCGGCTGCGTACCGTCACCGGCTGA
- a CDS encoding penicillin acylase family protein, with translation MPGHTARRLLAGATGAIAVAALLVAVPTTATATPTAATPTNRTLASNVANAFAGNDYCLGECAEILPPGQNGNATLVEVLGNQALGTLPRHSADQLDKYANLVYGYAGLRAEQIDTFFLDASFGVAPNQVERDYSPRSDVRIVRDRVAGIPHITGTTRGGTMYGAGYAGAEDRLFTMDLLRHVGRGTLTSFAGGAPGNRALEQSVWRTSPYTEADLAAQVEALRRKGGARGEQLYADVQEYIAGINAYIRTCMANRNCPGEYVLTGHLDAITNAGGPKPFTMTDLIAIAGVVGGLFGGGGGNEMQSALVRIAARAKYGPVEGDRVWNGFRGQNDPETVLTLHDGQSFPYGDAAPDAPSVVLPDAGSARVEPIVTDATGSATATSTSNHASELAAALSGLTIDPAHRGMSNAAVISAEHSATGHPIAVFGPQTGYFSPQLLMVQELQGPGISARGAAFAGLNLYVLLGRGQDYAWSATSSIHDITDTYAVPLCVPGGGTPTLASNHYLFRGQCLAMEELSRVNRWSPTVADSTPAGSYKLVAWRTKLGLVAWRGTIDGRPHAFTQLRSTYGREADSAIGFQMFNDPTQMGTAEAFLTSAHQVEYAFNWFYVNSTQSAYFNSGLNPVRAAGSNPNLPMKAERAYEWQDFDPDARTARYAPPSAHPQSIDQDYYISWNNKQAKDFGAADGNFSFGAVHRGDLLDKPVKAAIAAGRKLDRGSLTELVQRAGLTDLRGAEVLGELIRVLESQPVTDTALTAEINRLKAWRQAGALRVETSKGSKVYQHAEAIRTFDAWWPLLVRGMFRDPLGPDLYQSLINTLQVNESPSGLQQGDVSNLPSSANGAQTHKGSAFQYGWWGYVDKDLRSVLGDPVAGGLGRTFCGGGNLGSCRQILLDTLRTAATTPAATTYPGDDSCAAGDQWCADAIIQSPLGGIKHATIAWQNRPTYQQVVSFPARRGADLTNLAAGRPVTASSNQLLYPAARAVDGDLGTRWASSWSDNQWIRVDLGSVRPVGRVVLAWEAAYARSYRIEVSTDGTTWRQVWSTTAGDGGTDVLAFPTQQARYVRMTGLTRATSYGFSLWELSVYAH, from the coding sequence ATGCCTGGTCATACCGCCCGCCGGCTGCTCGCCGGGGCGACCGGTGCCATCGCCGTCGCCGCCCTGCTCGTCGCTGTCCCCACCACCGCCACCGCCACCCCGACCGCCGCCACCCCGACCAACCGCACCCTCGCCAGCAACGTCGCAAACGCCTTCGCCGGCAACGACTACTGCCTCGGGGAATGCGCGGAGATCCTGCCGCCCGGCCAGAACGGCAACGCCACCCTGGTCGAGGTCCTGGGCAACCAGGCACTCGGCACGCTGCCCCGGCACTCCGCCGACCAGCTCGACAAGTACGCAAACCTCGTCTACGGCTACGCCGGCCTGCGCGCGGAGCAGATCGACACCTTCTTCCTCGACGCCTCCTTCGGCGTCGCCCCCAACCAGGTCGAACGCGACTACTCCCCGCGCTCCGACGTGCGGATCGTGCGGGACCGGGTCGCCGGCATCCCGCACATCACCGGCACCACCCGGGGCGGCACCATGTACGGTGCCGGCTACGCCGGGGCCGAGGACCGCCTCTTCACCATGGACCTGCTGCGTCACGTGGGCCGGGGCACGCTTACCTCCTTCGCCGGTGGCGCGCCCGGCAACCGCGCCCTGGAGCAGAGCGTCTGGCGTACCTCGCCGTACACCGAGGCGGACCTGGCGGCCCAGGTCGAGGCGCTGCGGCGCAAGGGTGGGGCACGCGGCGAGCAGCTCTACGCCGACGTGCAGGAGTACATCGCCGGAATCAACGCCTACATCCGCACCTGCATGGCCAACCGCAACTGCCCCGGCGAGTACGTGCTGACCGGTCACCTCGACGCGATCACCAACGCCGGCGGCCCGAAGCCGTTCACCATGACCGACCTGATCGCGATCGCCGGTGTGGTCGGCGGCCTGTTCGGCGGCGGAGGCGGCAACGAGATGCAGTCCGCGCTGGTCCGCATCGCCGCCCGGGCCAAGTACGGTCCGGTCGAGGGCGACCGGGTGTGGAACGGCTTCCGGGGTCAGAACGACCCGGAGACCGTGCTGACCCTGCACGACGGGCAGAGCTTCCCCTACGGTGACGCCGCCCCGGACGCCCCAAGCGTGGTGCTGCCGGACGCCGGGTCGGCCCGGGTCGAGCCGATCGTCACCGACGCGACCGGCTCCGCCACCGCCACCTCGACCTCGAACCACGCCTCGGAGTTGGCCGCCGCGCTCTCCGGGCTGACCATCGACCCCGCGCACCGGGGCATGTCCAACGCGGCGGTGATCTCCGCCGAGCATTCGGCGACCGGCCACCCGATCGCGGTGTTCGGGCCGCAGACCGGCTACTTCTCCCCGCAGCTGCTGATGGTGCAGGAGTTGCAGGGTCCCGGGATCAGCGCCCGGGGCGCCGCGTTCGCCGGGCTCAACCTGTACGTCCTGCTCGGCCGGGGCCAGGACTACGCGTGGAGCGCCACCTCGTCCATCCACGACATCACCGACACGTACGCGGTGCCGCTCTGCGTACCCGGTGGCGGGACGCCGACGCTGGCCAGCAACCACTACCTGTTCCGCGGTCAGTGTCTGGCGATGGAGGAGCTGTCCCGGGTCAACCGGTGGTCACCGACCGTCGCCGACAGCACCCCGGCCGGGTCGTACAAGCTGGTCGCCTGGCGGACCAAGCTGGGCCTGGTGGCCTGGCGCGGCACCATCGACGGCCGACCGCACGCCTTCACCCAGCTGCGCTCCACCTACGGGCGGGAGGCCGACTCGGCGATCGGCTTCCAGATGTTCAACGACCCGACCCAGATGGGCACCGCCGAGGCGTTCCTCACCTCGGCCCACCAGGTGGAGTACGCCTTCAACTGGTTCTACGTCAACTCCACCCAGTCGGCGTACTTCAACTCCGGGCTCAACCCGGTGCGCGCCGCCGGCAGCAACCCGAACCTGCCGATGAAGGCCGAGCGGGCCTACGAGTGGCAGGACTTCGACCCGGACGCCCGCACCGCCCGGTACGCCCCACCTTCCGCCCACCCCCAGTCGATCGACCAGGACTACTACATCAGCTGGAACAACAAGCAGGCCAAGGACTTCGGTGCGGCCGACGGCAACTTCAGCTTCGGCGCGGTGCACCGGGGTGACCTGCTGGACAAGCCGGTGAAGGCGGCCATCGCGGCGGGCCGCAAACTCGACCGAGGCTCGCTCACCGAGTTGGTGCAGCGGGCCGGACTGACCGACCTGCGCGGTGCGGAGGTGCTCGGCGAGCTGATCCGGGTGCTGGAGAGCCAGCCGGTCACCGACACCGCGCTGACCGCCGAGATCAACCGGCTGAAGGCCTGGCGGCAGGCCGGCGCGCTGCGGGTGGAAACCAGCAAGGGCAGCAAGGTGTACCAGCACGCCGAGGCGATCCGTACCTTCGACGCCTGGTGGCCGCTGCTGGTCCGGGGCATGTTCCGCGACCCGCTCGGTCCGGACCTCTACCAGTCCCTGATCAACACCCTCCAGGTCAACGAGTCGCCCTCCGGGCTCCAGCAGGGCGACGTGTCGAACCTGCCCTCCTCGGCGAACGGCGCGCAGACCCACAAGGGTTCGGCGTTCCAGTACGGCTGGTGGGGCTACGTCGACAAGGATCTGCGGTCGGTGCTGGGTGACCCGGTCGCCGGTGGTCTCGGCCGCACCTTCTGCGGCGGCGGCAACCTGGGCTCCTGCCGGCAGATCCTGCTCGACACCCTGCGCACGGCGGCGACCACGCCGGCCGCCACCACCTACCCGGGCGACGACAGCTGCGCCGCCGGTGACCAGTGGTGCGCCGACGCGATCATCCAGTCCCCGCTGGGCGGCATCAAGCACGCCACCATCGCCTGGCAGAACCGCCCCACCTACCAGCAGGTGGTCTCGTTCCCGGCCCGGCGCGGTGCCGACCTGACGAACCTGGCCGCCGGGCGGCCGGTGACGGCCTCCAGCAACCAGCTGCTCTACCCGGCCGCCCGGGCCGTCGACGGTGACCTGGGCACCCGGTGGGCCAGTTCCTGGTCCGACAACCAGTGGATCAGGGTGGATCTGGGCAGCGTACGGCCGGTCGGCCGGGTGGTCCTGGCCTGGGAGGCGGCGTACGCCCGGTCGTACCGGATCGAGGTCTCCACCGACGGGACGACCTGGCGGCAGGTCTGGTCGACCACGGCGGGTGACGGCGGCACCGATGTGCTCGCCTTCCCGACGCAGCAGGCCCGCTACGTCCGGATGACCGGACTGACCCGGGCCACCTCATACGGCTTCTCGCTCTGGGAGCTGTCCGTCTACGCCCACTGA
- the uvrA gene encoding excinuclease ABC subunit UvrA — translation MADRLIIRGAREHNLRDVSLDLPRDALIVFTGLSGSGKSSLAFDTIFAEGQRRYVESLSSYARQFLGQMDKPDVDFIEGLSPAVSIDQKSTSRNPRSTVGTITEVYDYLRLLFARVGEPHCPVCGERISKQSPQQIVDRVLAMAEGTRFMVLAPVVRGRKGEYVDLFAELQAKGYARARVDGVVHQLTDPPKLKKQEKHTIEVVIDRLSVKPSAKQRLTDSVEAALGLSGGLVLLDFVDLPEDDPARERRYSEHLACPNDHPLAIEDLEPRVFSFNAPYGACPECTGLGTKKEVDPELVIPDPERTLREGAIQPWSTGHNLEYFLRLLEALGEAEHFDIDTPWRALPSRAQKTILHGSGDQVHVRYRNKYGRERSYYTGFEGVMQWIERRHSDTESEWSREKYEGYMRDVPCAACGGARLKPEVLAVTLAGRSIAEVCNLSVGECADLLAGIELTDRQKLIAERVLKEINARLRFLLDVGLDYLSLDRPAGTLSGGEAQRIRLATQIGSGLVGVLYVLDEPSIGLHQRDNHRLIETLVRLRGLGNTLIVVEHDEDTIRTADWIVDIGPGAGEHGGRIVHSGSVPALLSNPESLTGAYLAGRREIPTPPGRRPQTPGRELVVHGAREHNLRNLTVSFPLGQLIAVTGVSGSGKSTLVNDILYAVLANQINGARLVPGRHTRVSGLEHVDKVVGVDQSPIGRTPRSNPATYTGVWDHVRKLFAETTEAKVRGYGPGRFSFNVKGGRCEACSGDGTIKIEMNFLPDVYVPCEVCKGARYNRETLEVHYKGKTVADVLDMPIDEAAEFFSAIPAIHRHLKTLVDVGLGYVRLGQPAPTLSGGEAQRVKLASELQKRSTGRTVYVLDEPTTGLHFEDIRKLLLVLEGLVDKGNTVITIEHNLDVIKSADWLIDMGPEGGHRGGTVLAAGTPEEVAEVTESHTGQFLRTVLKLDGAAKGAAAATARATKANGTKANGDKASGGRANGTGANGSKARGGRKAAAAR, via the coding sequence GTGGCCGACCGTCTGATCATCCGTGGCGCACGCGAGCACAACCTGCGTGACGTCAGCCTCGACCTGCCCCGGGACGCCCTGATCGTGTTCACCGGGCTGTCCGGGTCGGGCAAGTCGAGCCTGGCCTTCGACACGATCTTCGCCGAGGGGCAGCGTCGCTACGTGGAGTCGCTGTCGTCGTACGCCCGGCAGTTCCTCGGCCAGATGGACAAGCCGGACGTCGACTTCATCGAGGGCCTGAGCCCGGCGGTGTCGATCGACCAGAAGTCGACCTCGCGCAACCCGCGCTCCACCGTCGGCACCATCACCGAGGTCTACGACTACCTGCGGCTGCTCTTCGCCCGGGTGGGTGAGCCGCATTGCCCGGTCTGTGGCGAGCGGATCTCCAAGCAGAGCCCGCAGCAGATCGTCGACCGGGTGCTGGCGATGGCCGAGGGGACCCGGTTCATGGTGCTGGCCCCGGTGGTGCGGGGTCGCAAGGGCGAGTATGTCGACCTCTTCGCCGAACTCCAGGCCAAGGGGTACGCGCGGGCCCGGGTGGACGGCGTGGTGCACCAGCTCACCGACCCGCCGAAGCTCAAGAAGCAGGAGAAGCACACAATCGAGGTGGTGATCGACCGGCTGAGCGTCAAGCCGAGCGCCAAGCAGCGGCTCACCGACTCGGTGGAGGCGGCGCTCGGGCTCTCCGGCGGCCTGGTCCTGCTCGACTTCGTCGACCTGCCCGAGGACGATCCGGCCCGGGAGCGCCGCTACTCCGAGCACCTGGCCTGCCCCAACGACCACCCGCTGGCGATCGAGGATCTGGAACCGCGGGTCTTCTCCTTCAACGCGCCCTACGGCGCCTGCCCGGAGTGCACCGGTCTGGGCACCAAGAAGGAGGTCGACCCGGAGCTGGTGATCCCCGACCCGGAGCGCACCCTGCGCGAGGGCGCGATCCAGCCCTGGTCGACGGGGCACAACCTGGAATACTTCCTGCGCCTGCTGGAGGCCCTCGGCGAGGCGGAGCACTTCGACATCGACACGCCCTGGCGGGCGCTGCCGTCCCGGGCGCAGAAGACCATCCTGCACGGTTCCGGCGACCAGGTGCACGTGCGCTACCGCAACAAGTACGGCCGGGAGCGCTCGTACTACACCGGCTTCGAGGGCGTGATGCAGTGGATCGAGCGCCGGCACTCCGACACCGAGAGTGAGTGGTCCCGGGAGAAGTACGAGGGCTACATGCGCGACGTGCCCTGCGCAGCGTGTGGCGGTGCCCGGCTCAAGCCCGAGGTGCTCGCGGTCACGCTGGCCGGGCGCAGCATCGCCGAGGTCTGCAACCTGTCGGTCGGGGAGTGCGCGGACCTGCTGGCCGGCATCGAGCTGACCGACCGGCAGAAGCTGATCGCCGAGCGGGTGCTCAAGGAGATCAACGCGCGGCTGCGGTTCCTGCTCGACGTCGGCCTGGACTACCTCTCCCTGGACCGGCCGGCCGGCACCCTCTCCGGCGGTGAGGCGCAGCGCATCCGGCTGGCCACCCAGATCGGCTCCGGCCTGGTCGGTGTGCTCTACGTGCTGGACGAGCCCTCCATCGGCCTGCACCAGCGCGACAACCACCGGTTGATCGAGACGCTGGTCCGGCTGCGTGGGCTGGGCAACACGCTGATCGTGGTGGAGCACGACGAGGACACCATCCGCACCGCCGACTGGATCGTCGACATCGGCCCGGGCGCCGGTGAGCACGGTGGCCGGATCGTGCACAGCGGTTCGGTGCCGGCGCTGCTGTCGAACCCGGAGTCGCTGACCGGGGCGTACCTGGCCGGTCGCCGGGAGATCCCGACGCCGCCGGGCCGCCGGCCGCAGACGCCGGGGCGGGAGTTGGTGGTACACGGGGCGCGCGAGCACAACCTGCGCAACCTGACCGTGAGCTTCCCGCTGGGCCAGTTGATCGCGGTCACCGGGGTCAGCGGCTCGGGCAAGTCGACCCTGGTCAACGACATCCTCTACGCGGTGCTGGCCAACCAGATCAACGGTGCCCGGCTGGTACCCGGCCGGCACACCCGGGTCTCCGGGCTGGAGCACGTCGACAAGGTCGTCGGCGTCGACCAGTCGCCGATCGGCCGTACGCCGCGCTCCAACCCGGCCACCTACACCGGCGTCTGGGACCACGTCCGCAAGCTGTTCGCCGAGACCACCGAGGCCAAGGTCCGGGGGTACGGCCCGGGCCGGTTCTCGTTCAACGTCAAGGGCGGTCGCTGCGAGGCGTGTTCCGGCGACGGCACCATCAAGATCGAGATGAACTTCCTGCCCGACGTGTACGTCCCGTGCGAGGTCTGCAAGGGCGCCCGGTACAACCGGGAGACCCTGGAGGTGCACTACAAGGGCAAGACCGTCGCCGACGTGCTGGACATGCCGATCGACGAGGCGGCCGAGTTCTTCTCCGCCATCCCGGCCATCCACCGGCACCTCAAGACGCTTGTCGACGTGGGTCTCGGCTACGTACGCCTGGGCCAGCCCGCGCCCACCCTCTCCGGCGGGGAGGCGCAGCGGGTCAAGCTCGCCTCCGAGTTGCAGAAGCGGTCCACCGGGCGAACGGTCTATGTGCTCGACGAGCCCACCACCGGCCTGCACTTCGAGGACATCCGCAAGCTGCTGCTGGTGCTGGAGGGGCTGGTCGACAAGGGCAACACGGTGATCACGATCGAGCACAACCTCGACGTGATCAAGAGCGCCGACTGGCTGATCGACATGGGCCCCGAGGGCGGGCACCGGGGCGGCACGGTGCTCGCCGCCGGCACCCCCGAGGAGGTTGCCGAGGTCACCGAGAGTCACACCGGGCAGTTCCTGCGTACCGTGCTCAAGCTCGACGGCGCGGCGAAGGGCGCGGCGGCGGCGACCGCCCGGGCGACCAAGGCGAACGGCACCAAGGCCAACGGCGACAAGGCCAGCGGCGGTAGGGCGAACGGCACCGGGGCCAACGGCAGCAAGGCGCGCGGTGGCCGCAAGGCCGCCGCCGCCCGCTGA
- a CDS encoding cold-shock protein produces the protein MATGTVKWFNSEKGFGFIEQDGGGPDVFVHYSAIASSGYRELAEGQKVEFEVTQGQKGPQADNVRSL, from the coding sequence ATGGCAACCGGCACCGTGAAGTGGTTCAACTCGGAAAAGGGCTTCGGGTTCATCGAGCAGGACGGCGGAGGCCCCGACGTCTTCGTCCATTACTCGGCAATCGCGTCGAGCGGCTACCGCGAGCTGGCCGAGGGCCAGAAGGTCGAGTTCGAGGTGACTCAGGGGCAGAAGGGACCGCAGGCGGACAACGTTCGCTCGCTGTGA
- a CDS encoding MBL fold metallo-hydrolase codes for MPYSGDVTSGGPPAVRELDRLIITKLSVGPMDNNAYLLRCRSTGEQLLIDAANEAPRLLELIGEDGLRTVVTTHQHMDHWVGLAEVVARTGARALVHADDAAGLPIETQTLVDGDTVPVGDCTLEVIHIKGHTPGSVALLYRDPEGTPHLFTGDSLFPGGVGNTDQDPERFATLIDDVEQKLFDRLPDETWFYPGHGRDSTLGAERPQLPEWRARGW; via the coding sequence ATGCCCTACAGCGGAGACGTCACTTCCGGCGGCCCCCCGGCGGTACGCGAACTCGACCGACTGATCATCACCAAGCTCTCGGTCGGACCGATGGACAACAACGCGTACCTGCTGCGCTGCCGCTCCACCGGCGAGCAGCTGCTCATCGACGCGGCAAACGAGGCGCCCCGCCTGCTGGAGCTGATCGGCGAGGACGGGCTGCGTACGGTGGTCACCACCCACCAACACATGGACCACTGGGTGGGGCTGGCCGAGGTGGTGGCCAGGACCGGCGCTCGCGCGCTGGTGCACGCCGACGACGCGGCCGGCCTGCCGATCGAGACGCAGACCCTGGTCGACGGCGACACCGTGCCGGTCGGCGACTGCACCCTGGAGGTAATCCACATCAAGGGGCACACGCCGGGCTCGGTGGCCCTGCTCTACCGCGACCCCGAGGGCACCCCGCACCTCTTCACCGGCGACAGCCTCTTCCCGGGTGGGGTGGGCAACACCGATCAGGACCCGGAGCGCTTCGCCACGCTCATCGACGACGTCGAGCAGAAGCTCTTCGACCGGCTGCCGGACGAGACCTGGTTCTACCCGGGGCACGGTCGAGACTCGACGCTCGGCGCAGAGCGTCCGCAGCTGCCCGAGTGGCGGGCGCGCGGCTGGTAG
- a CDS encoding maleylpyruvate isomerase family mycothiol-dependent enzyme, translating into MTSDPLLLTGDVDDATARLLRTAARFDTADLAAPSLLPGWTRGHVLAHLARNADAFVNLLTSARSGARIPMYASAQSRDADIAAGAPRPPEEQLDDLRRSADRFTEAVAAMPPQAWSATVETRRGSWPAALLVWGRLRELEVHHVDLAAGYQPADWAAEFGHRLLHEVATAFAGRDDAPPMVLRFDGSRHELVIGDREQAPVVAGTAAELAGWLTGRSPGTNLTVTPDGQLPRPPEWI; encoded by the coding sequence GTGACCAGCGACCCCCTCCTGTTGACCGGTGACGTGGACGACGCCACCGCTCGGCTGCTGCGTACGGCGGCTCGCTTCGACACCGCCGACCTGGCGGCGCCGTCGCTGCTGCCCGGCTGGACCCGCGGTCACGTCCTTGCCCACCTGGCCCGCAACGCCGACGCCTTCGTCAACCTGCTCACCTCGGCCCGCTCCGGTGCGCGGATCCCGATGTACGCCAGTGCGCAGTCCCGGGACGCCGACATCGCCGCTGGCGCGCCCCGCCCGCCCGAGGAGCAGCTCGACGATCTGCGCCGCAGCGCGGACCGGTTCACCGAGGCGGTCGCCGCGATGCCGCCACAGGCATGGTCGGCAACGGTCGAGACCCGACGCGGGTCCTGGCCGGCCGCCCTGCTGGTCTGGGGCCGGTTGCGGGAGCTGGAGGTGCACCACGTCGACCTGGCCGCCGGTTACCAGCCGGCCGACTGGGCGGCCGAGTTCGGTCACCGGCTGCTGCACGAGGTGGCCACCGCGTTCGCCGGCCGCGACGACGCCCCGCCGATGGTGTTGCGCTTCGACGGCAGCCGCCACGAACTGGTGATCGGCGACCGCGAGCAGGCCCCCGTCGTCGCCGGTACGGCAGCCGAGTTGGCCGGCTGGCTGACCGGCCGCAGCCCCGGCACCAACCTGACCGTCACCCCCGACGGCCAGCTGCCCCGCCCACCCGAATGGATCTAG
- the rsgA gene encoding ribosome small subunit-dependent GTPase A yields MAINLTALGWDTDRAAYLRRTRTDHRPGRVARVDRGVCTVLTEHGPVRASSGGAVLVAAAGDASRLPGVGDWVLLGTWPDARVTVEAVLPRRTALIRRTAGKDASGQLLAANLDAAAVVEPVHPAPDVGRIERLLSLVHESGARPLVVLTKTDLAADPAAVARQLGSVAPGVPVLPVSAERGTGLDPLRAEVGPGRTLGLLGPSGAGKSSLVNALAGMPVMPTQSIRRVDGKGRHTTTWRALVPLPGGGAVLDTPGVRAVGLLDGAAGLDRAFVDIADLAADCRYGDCGHEAEPGCAVRAALESGTLAARRWESWRRLHREIAHETGRRRTPHPRR; encoded by the coding sequence ATGGCAATCAACCTGACCGCCCTGGGTTGGGACACCGACCGGGCGGCGTACCTGCGTCGTACCCGTACCGACCACCGTCCGGGCCGGGTTGCCCGGGTCGACCGTGGCGTCTGCACCGTGCTCACCGAGCACGGGCCGGTCCGCGCCTCCTCGGGCGGGGCGGTGCTGGTCGCCGCGGCCGGCGATGCCAGCCGGCTGCCCGGCGTCGGCGACTGGGTGCTGCTCGGCACCTGGCCCGACGCGCGGGTGACGGTGGAGGCGGTGCTGCCCCGGCGTACCGCCCTGATCCGGCGGACCGCCGGCAAGGACGCCAGCGGCCAACTGCTGGCCGCCAACCTGGACGCCGCCGCGGTGGTGGAGCCGGTGCACCCCGCGCCGGACGTGGGCCGCATCGAGCGGCTGCTCTCGCTGGTCCACGAGTCGGGTGCCCGGCCGCTGGTCGTGCTGACCAAGACCGACCTGGCGGCCGACCCGGCGGCGGTGGCCCGCCAGCTCGGGAGCGTCGCGCCGGGGGTGCCGGTGCTGCCGGTCAGTGCCGAACGCGGCACCGGGCTGGATCCGCTGCGCGCCGAGGTGGGCCCGGGCCGAACCCTCGGTCTGCTCGGACCGTCCGGCGCGGGCAAGTCGAGCCTGGTCAACGCGCTCGCCGGGATGCCGGTGATGCCCACCCAGTCGATCCGCCGGGTCGACGGCAAGGGCCGGCACACCACCACCTGGCGGGCGCTGGTGCCGCTGCCGGGTGGCGGTGCGGTACTCGACACGCCTGGCGTACGGGCGGTCGGTCTGCTCGACGGCGCGGCGGGCCTGGACCGGGCCTTCGTGGACATCGCCGATCTCGCCGCCGACTGCCGGTACGGCGACTGCGGCCACGAGGCCGAGCCGGGCTGCGCCGTACGGGCGGCGCTCGAATCCGGCACCCTTGCGGCGCGCCGCTGGGAGAGCTGGCGTCGGCTGCACCGCGAGATAGCCCACGAAACCGGCCGCCGCCGCACCCCCCACCCCCGCCGCTAA
- a CDS encoding Rieske (2Fe-2S) protein — MTDDQVVIEGEGRSRRALLAGAGAVGAAAVLAACGGGDDDGAAPASPGPAVTATGDAGGGDRQGSQSLARTTDIPVGGGAVLAAQGIVVTQPSAGEFRGFDPKCPHQGCNVSNVEGGTINCVCHNSRFSITDGSVQSGPSPAPLAAKEVKVEGDQISLA; from the coding sequence ATGACTGACGACCAGGTGGTGATCGAAGGCGAGGGCCGCAGCCGGCGTGCGCTGCTGGCCGGCGCGGGTGCGGTCGGCGCGGCGGCGGTGCTGGCCGCCTGTGGCGGCGGGGACGACGACGGTGCGGCACCGGCCAGCCCGGGCCCGGCCGTGACGGCTACCGGCGACGCGGGCGGCGGCGACCGGCAGGGCAGCCAGTCCCTGGCCCGGACCACCGACATCCCGGTCGGTGGGGGTGCGGTGCTCGCCGCCCAGGGGATCGTGGTCACCCAGCCCTCGGCGGGGGAGTTCCGGGGCTTCGACCCGAAGTGCCCACACCAGGGATGCAACGTGTCGAACGTCGAGGGCGGCACGATCAACTGTGTCTGCCACAACAGCAGGTTCTCGATCACGGACGGCTCGGTCCAGTCGGGACCGTCACCCGCGCCGCTCGCGGCAAAAGAGGTAAAGGTCGAAGGCGACCAGATATCGCTCGCCTGA